The Vibrio gallaecicus genome contains a region encoding:
- the rpoC gene encoding DNA-directed RNA polymerase subunit beta' yields MKDLLNFLKAQHKTEEFDAIKIGLSSPDTIRSWSFGEVKKPETINYRTFKPERDGLFCARIFGPVKDYECLCGKYKRLKHRGVICEKCGVEVTQTKVRRDRMGHIELASPVAHIWFLKSLPSRIGLLMDIPLRDIERVLYFEMYVVTEPGMTDLEKSQMLTEEEYLDRLEEWGDEFTAKMGAEAIKDLLSTMDLHQEVEEMREELETTNSETKRKKVTKRLKLVEAFISSGNKPEWMILTVLPVLPPDLRPLVPLDGGRFATSDLNDLYRRVINRNNRLKRLLELAAPDIIVRNEKRMLQESVDALLDNGRRGRAITGSNKRPLKSLADMIKGKQGRFRQNLLGKRVDYSGRSVITVGPYLRLHQCGLPKKMALELFKPFIYSKLETRGMATTIKAAKKMVEREEAIVWDILDEVIREHPVLLNRAPTLHRLGIQAFEPVLIEGKAIQLHPLVCAAYNADFDGDQMAVHVPLTLEAQLEARTLMMSTNNILSPASGDPIIVPSQDVVLGLYYMTRDKINVKGEGMYLAGPAEAEKAYRTKTAELHARVKVRITETVVDEDGNSTTNTGLVDTTVGRAMLWQIVPSGLPFSIVNQKLGKKQISNLLNECYRKLGLKDTVVFADQIMYAGFAYAALSGVSVGINDMVVPQAKYDEIESAEEEVREIQEQFQSGLVTAGERYNKVIDIWASTNDRVAKAMMDNLSSETVINRDGEEEQQESFNSIYMMADSGARGSAAQIRQLAGMRGLMARPDGSIIETPITANFKEGLNVLQYFISTHGARKGLADTALKTANSGYLTRRLVDVAQDVVVHEHDCGTHEGIDMMPHIEGGDVKVALSELALGRVVAEDVLKPGTEDVLIPRNTLIDEKWCQIMEDNSVDSMKVRSVVTCDADFGCCAQCYGRDLARGHLVNQGEAVGVIAAQSIGEPGTQLTMRTFHIGGAASTAAAENSIQAKTTGTVKLHNAKFVVNKDKKLVITSRASEMTIVDEFGRTKEKHKLPYGSMLTKGDNAAVTAGEVVANWEAHTMPIITEVAGRIQFVDMIDGITVSRQTDDLTGLSSSEVTDAAARPAAGKDMRPAIKLVDEQGNDVMIPGTDMPAHYFLPGKAIVNIEDGAEVGIGDTLSRIPQKSSGNKDITGGLPRVADLFEARKPKEPAILAEHTGTVSFGKETKGKRRLVITREGGDAYEEMIPKHRQLNVFEGEKIERGDVIADGPETPHDILRLRGIHAVTQYIANEVQEVYRLQGVKINDKHIETIVRQMLRKCTITHSGDSEFLPGEQVEYHNVKIANRKLEAEGKELVRFERDLLGITKASLATESFISAASFQETTRVLTEAAVSGKRDDLRGLKENVIVGRLIPAGTGFAYHQDRQKQREEQAGPSAEQATDNLAALLNAGFSSEE; encoded by the coding sequence GTGAAAGACTTATTAAACTTTCTAAAAGCACAGCATAAGACCGAAGAATTTGATGCAATCAAAATCGGTCTATCTTCACCAGACACGATCCGTTCGTGGTCTTTTGGTGAAGTTAAAAAGCCAGAAACAATTAACTATCGTACGTTCAAACCTGAACGTGATGGTCTGTTCTGTGCTCGTATTTTTGGTCCAGTTAAAGATTACGAATGTCTTTGTGGCAAATACAAGCGCCTGAAGCACCGTGGTGTTATCTGTGAGAAGTGTGGCGTTGAAGTTACACAGACTAAAGTTCGTCGTGACCGTATGGGCCACATTGAGCTAGCTTCACCAGTTGCTCACATCTGGTTCCTAAAATCACTACCGTCTCGTATCGGTCTACTAATGGATATCCCTCTGCGTGATATCGAACGTGTTCTTTACTTCGAAATGTACGTAGTAACTGAACCGGGTATGACTGATCTAGAAAAATCTCAGATGCTTACTGAAGAAGAGTATCTGGATCGTCTAGAAGAGTGGGGTGACGAATTCACTGCTAAGATGGGTGCTGAAGCGATCAAAGATCTGCTTTCAACAATGGACCTTCATCAAGAAGTGGAAGAAATGCGCGAAGAGTTAGAAACAACTAACTCAGAAACTAAGCGTAAGAAAGTTACTAAGCGTTTGAAGCTAGTTGAAGCATTCATCTCTTCAGGCAACAAGCCTGAGTGGATGATCTTAACTGTACTTCCAGTGCTACCGCCAGATCTACGTCCTCTAGTTCCACTAGATGGCGGTCGTTTCGCGACTTCTGATCTGAACGACCTTTATCGTCGTGTGATCAACCGTAACAACCGTTTGAAGCGTCTTCTAGAGCTAGCTGCTCCGGACATCATCGTACGTAACGAAAAACGTATGCTGCAAGAGTCTGTTGATGCACTTCTAGATAACGGTCGTCGCGGTCGTGCGATCACAGGTTCTAACAAGCGTCCTCTGAAATCTCTTGCTGATATGATCAAGGGTAAACAAGGTCGTTTCCGTCAGAACCTTCTAGGTAAACGTGTAGACTACTCTGGCCGTTCTGTAATCACAGTAGGTCCATACCTTCGTCTACATCAGTGTGGTCTTCCTAAGAAGATGGCACTTGAGCTATTTAAACCATTCATCTACAGCAAGTTAGAAACTCGTGGCATGGCTACGACAATCAAAGCTGCTAAGAAAATGGTAGAGCGCGAAGAAGCGATCGTTTGGGATATCCTAGACGAAGTTATCCGCGAACACCCAGTACTGCTTAACCGTGCACCTACACTTCACCGTCTAGGTATCCAAGCGTTTGAACCAGTACTAATCGAAGGTAAAGCGATTCAGCTTCACCCACTAGTGTGTGCGGCATATAACGCCGACTTCGATGGTGACCAAATGGCTGTACACGTGCCTCTAACTTTAGAAGCACAGCTAGAAGCTCGTACCCTAATGATGTCGACGAATAACATTCTGTCGCCAGCATCAGGTGATCCGATCATCGTTCCTTCTCAGGATGTTGTATTGGGTCTTTACTACATGACACGTGACAAGATCAACGTGAAAGGTGAAGGTATGTACCTTGCTGGCCCTGCTGAGGCTGAAAAGGCATACCGTACTAAGACTGCTGAGCTTCACGCTCGCGTTAAAGTGCGTATCACTGAAACTGTAGTAGATGAAGACGGCAATAGCACTACGAACACTGGTCTAGTTGACACGACTGTAGGTCGTGCAATGCTGTGGCAGATCGTTCCATCAGGTCTACCGTTTAGCATCGTTAACCAAAAGCTAGGTAAGAAGCAAATTTCTAACCTGCTTAACGAGTGTTACCGTAAGCTTGGTCTAAAAGATACAGTAGTATTTGCTGACCAAATCATGTACGCAGGTTTTGCATACGCGGCACTTTCTGGTGTTTCTGTAGGTATCAACGATATGGTTGTACCTCAAGCTAAATACGATGAAATTGAATCTGCTGAAGAAGAAGTTCGTGAAATCCAAGAGCAATTCCAATCTGGTCTTGTTACTGCGGGTGAGCGTTACAACAAAGTTATCGATATCTGGGCGTCTACGAACGACCGTGTTGCGAAAGCAATGATGGATAACCTATCTTCTGAAACAGTTATCAACCGTGATGGCGAAGAAGAACAGCAAGAATCGTTCAACAGCATCTACATGATGGCCGATTCAGGCGCACGTGGTTCTGCAGCTCAGATTCGTCAGCTAGCAGGTATGCGTGGTCTGATGGCGCGTCCAGATGGTTCAATCATCGAAACGCCGATCACAGCGAACTTTAAAGAAGGTCTAAACGTCCTTCAGTACTTTATCTCAACGCACGGTGCTCGTAAGGGTCTTGCGGATACAGCACTGAAAACAGCAAACTCGGGTTACCTAACTCGTCGTCTAGTAGACGTTGCTCAAGACGTTGTAGTACACGAACATGACTGTGGCACGCATGAAGGTATCGACATGATGCCTCACATCGAAGGTGGTGACGTTAAAGTAGCACTTTCTGAGCTTGCTCTAGGTCGTGTAGTAGCTGAAGACGTTCTTAAGCCTGGTACTGAAGATGTACTGATTCCACGTAATACTCTGATTGATGAGAAGTGGTGTCAAATCATGGAAGACAACTCTGTAGATAGCATGAAAGTGCGCTCAGTTGTTACCTGTGATGCAGACTTCGGTTGTTGTGCACAGTGTTACGGTCGTGACCTAGCACGTGGCCACCTAGTGAACCAAGGTGAAGCAGTTGGTGTTATCGCTGCACAATCTATCGGTGAACCGGGTACACAGCTTACAATGCGTACGTTCCACATCGGTGGTGCGGCATCTACTGCAGCAGCAGAGAACAGCATCCAAGCTAAGACAACTGGTACTGTGAAACTTCACAATGCTAAGTTCGTAGTAAACAAAGACAAGAAACTGGTTATCACTTCTCGTGCATCTGAGATGACGATTGTTGATGAATTCGGTCGTACTAAAGAGAAGCACAAACTTCCTTACGGTTCGATGCTAACCAAAGGCGACAACGCAGCAGTAACTGCTGGTGAAGTTGTAGCTAACTGGGAAGCGCATACCATGCCAATCATCACTGAAGTGGCAGGTCGTATCCAATTCGTAGATATGATCGATGGTATTACAGTTTCTCGTCAAACTGACGATCTAACTGGTCTTTCTTCAAGTGAAGTTACAGACGCAGCAGCTCGCCCAGCAGCAGGTAAAGATATGCGTCCAGCTATCAAACTTGTTGATGAGCAAGGTAATGACGTAATGATCCCTGGTACTGATATGCCAGCTCACTACTTCCTACCTGGCAAAGCGATTGTAAACATCGAAGATGGCGCTGAAGTTGGCATTGGTGACACATTATCTCGTATCCCTCAAAAATCGAGCGGAAACAAAGATATCACCGGTGGTCTACCTCGCGTAGCTGACCTATTCGAAGCTCGTAAGCCTAAAGAGCCTGCGATCCTTGCTGAGCACACAGGTACTGTGTCTTTCGGTAAAGAAACGAAAGGTAAGCGTCGTCTAGTAATCACTCGTGAAGGCGGTGACGCTTACGAAGAGATGATTCCTAAGCATCGTCAATTGAACGTGTTCGAAGGTGAGAAGATTGAGCGTGGCGATGTAATCGCTGACGGTCCTGAAACTCCACACGATATCCTGCGTCTACGTGGTATCCACGCTGTGACTCAGTACATCGCGAACGAAGTTCAAGAAGTTTACCGCTTACAAGGCGTAAAGATTAACGATAAGCACATTGAGACTATCGTTCGTCAAATGCTACGTAAGTGTACGATCACTCACTCTGGTGATTCTGAGTTCTTACCTGGTGAACAGGTTGAGTACCACAATGTTAAGATTGCTAACCGTAAGCTAGAAGCTGAAGGTAAAGAACTAGTACGTTTCGAACGTGACCTACTAGGTATTACTAAAGCATCGCTTGCAACTGAGTCATTCATCTCAGCAGCATCTTTCCAAGAAACGACTCGCGTACTAACAGAAGCTGCGGTTTCTGGTAAGCGTGATGACCTTCGTGGTCTGAAAGAGAACGTTATTGTTGGTCGTCTGATTCCAGCTGGTACTGGTTTCGCATACCACCAAGATCGTCAGAAGCAACGTGAAGAGCAAGCGGGTCCGTCAGCTGAGCAAGCTACCGATAACCTAGCAGCACTTCTAAATGCTGGTTTCTCTTCAGAAGAGTAA
- the rpoB gene encoding DNA-directed RNA polymerase subunit beta: MVYSYTEKKRIRKDFGTRPQVLDIPYLLSIQLDSFDKFIEQDPEGQYGLEAAFRSVFPIQSYNGNSELQYVSYRLGEPVFDVKECQIRGVTYSKPLRVKLRLVIFDRDAPAGTVKDIKEQEVYMGEIPLMTDNGTFVINGTERVIVSQLHRSPGVFFDSDKGKTHSSGKVLYNARVIPYRGSWLDFEFDPKDNLFVRIDRRRKLPASIILRALGKSTEEILDLFFDKVNFEVKDQTLLMELVPDRLRGETASFDIEANGKTYVETGRRVTARHIRQLEKDGVEHIEVPVEYIVEKVAAKDYINEATGEIIVGANQEITLEALANLSQAGHKALEVLFTNDLDHGPFMSDTLRADSTVDRISALVEIYRMMRPGEPPTKEAAESLFESLFFSEDRYDLSTVGRMKFNSSIEREEEEERGTLDESDIIEVMKKLIGIRNGKGEVDDIDHLGNRRIRSVGEMAENQFRVGLVRVERAVKERLSLGDLDAIMPQDLINAKPISAAVKEFFGSSQLSQFMDQNNPLSEVTHKRRISALGPGGLTRERAGFEVRDVHVTHYGRLCPIETPEGPNIGLINSLSAFARCNDYGFLETPYRRVVDGVVTEEVDYLSAIQEGQFVIAQANTVLTEEATFADELITARQKGESGLHPRDHVDYMDVATNQVVSIAASLIPFLEHDDANRALMGANMQRQAVPTLKADKPLVGTGIERNIAVDSGVTAVAKRGGQVQSVDASRIVVKVNEDELVPGEAGIDIYNLTKYTRSNQNTCINQRPTVLPGEPVARGDVLADGPSTDLGELALGQNMRIAFMPWNGYNFEDSILVSERVVQEDRFTTIHIQELSCVARDTKLGSEEITADIPNVGESALSKLDESGIVYIGAEVKGGDILVGKVTPKGETQLTPEEKLLRAIFGEKASDVKDTSLRVPNSVSGTIIDVQVFTRDGVEKDKRALEIEQMQLKEAKKDLTEEFQILEGGLLNRVKAVLLSGGYSEAKLDTIGRKQWLEQVLEDDALQTQLEQLAEQWDELKADFDKKFETKRRKITQGDDLAPGVLKIVKVYLAVKRRIQPGDKMAGRHGNKGVISKINPVEDMPYDEKGQPVDIVLNPLGVPSRMNIGQILEVHLGLAAKGIGDKINQMVKEQQELHKFREFLQKVYDLGDTRQKVDIAELSDDQVRTLIKNLRGGLPIATPVFDGASESLIKELLKLGDLPESGQLKLFDGRTGDSFERPVTVGYMYMLKLNHLVDDKMHARSTGSYSLVTQQPLGGKAQFGGQRFGEMEVWALEAYGAAYTLQEMLTVKSDDVNGRTKMYKNIVDGNHSMEPGMPESFNVLLKEIRSLGINIELEDEE; this comes from the coding sequence ATGGTTTACTCTTATACCGAGAAAAAGCGCATCCGTAAGGATTTTGGTACTCGTCCACAAGTTTTGGACATTCCATACCTGTTATCGATCCAGCTCGATTCGTTCGACAAATTTATCGAACAGGATCCTGAGGGGCAATACGGTCTTGAGGCTGCTTTTCGTTCTGTTTTTCCAATTCAGAGCTACAACGGCAATTCCGAGCTGCAATACGTTAGCTACCGTCTTGGTGAGCCAGTTTTTGATGTTAAAGAATGTCAAATTCGTGGTGTAACTTATTCAAAACCTCTACGCGTAAAATTGCGCCTAGTTATCTTTGATAGAGATGCACCTGCAGGCACCGTAAAAGACATTAAAGAACAAGAAGTCTACATGGGCGAAATTCCGCTTATGACAGACAATGGTACTTTTGTAATCAATGGTACCGAGAGGGTTATCGTATCCCAGCTGCACCGAAGCCCAGGCGTGTTCTTCGACAGCGATAAGGGTAAAACCCACTCATCGGGTAAAGTTCTTTATAACGCACGTGTAATTCCTTACCGCGGCTCATGGCTAGACTTTGAGTTCGATCCTAAGGATAACTTATTCGTACGTATCGACCGTCGTCGTAAGCTACCTGCTTCAATCATCCTTCGTGCACTTGGTAAATCGACGGAAGAGATCCTAGATCTGTTCTTCGACAAAGTGAACTTCGAAGTGAAAGACCAAACTCTATTAATGGAGTTGGTTCCTGATCGTCTACGTGGTGAAACTGCGTCATTCGACATTGAAGCTAACGGTAAGACTTACGTTGAGACTGGTCGTCGAGTTACTGCTCGTCATATCCGTCAACTTGAAAAAGATGGCGTTGAGCACATCGAAGTACCAGTAGAGTACATCGTTGAAAAAGTTGCTGCTAAAGATTACATCAATGAAGCAACTGGCGAGATAATCGTTGGCGCAAACCAAGAGATTACACTAGAGGCACTTGCTAACCTTTCTCAAGCAGGTCACAAAGCTCTAGAAGTACTGTTCACGAATGATCTAGACCATGGTCCATTCATGTCAGACACTCTACGTGCAGATAGCACAGTAGATCGCATCTCTGCATTGGTAGAAATCTACCGCATGATGCGTCCTGGCGAGCCACCGACGAAAGAAGCTGCAGAATCATTGTTCGAAAGCCTATTCTTCTCTGAAGATCGTTACGACCTATCAACTGTAGGACGTATGAAATTCAACAGCTCTATCGAGCGTGAAGAAGAAGAAGAGCGCGGTACTCTGGATGAATCAGACATCATTGAAGTGATGAAGAAACTGATCGGCATCCGTAACGGTAAAGGCGAAGTGGACGATATCGACCACCTTGGTAACCGTCGTATCCGTTCTGTAGGTGAAATGGCAGAAAACCAATTCCGTGTTGGTCTAGTTCGTGTAGAACGTGCCGTTAAAGAACGTCTAAGCCTTGGTGACCTTGATGCAATCATGCCTCAAGATCTTATCAACGCTAAACCGATCTCTGCTGCAGTTAAAGAATTCTTTGGCTCTTCACAGCTTTCACAGTTCATGGACCAAAACAACCCATTGTCAGAAGTTACGCACAAACGTCGTATCTCTGCTTTAGGTCCAGGCGGTCTAACTCGTGAACGCGCAGGCTTTGAAGTACGTGACGTTCACGTAACTCACTACGGTCGTCTATGTCCGATCGAAACGCCTGAAGGTCCAAACATCGGTCTAATTAACTCGCTATCTGCGTTTGCGCGTTGTAACGATTACGGTTTCCTAGAAACTCCGTACCGTCGCGTTGTAGATGGTGTAGTAACAGAAGAAGTTGATTACCTGTCGGCAATCCAGGAAGGTCAATTCGTTATCGCACAGGCAAACACGGTTCTTACTGAAGAAGCGACGTTTGCTGATGAGCTAATCACTGCTCGTCAAAAAGGTGAATCTGGTCTTCACCCTCGCGATCACGTTGACTACATGGACGTTGCGACAAACCAAGTAGTATCTATCGCTGCTTCGCTTATCCCGTTCCTAGAACACGATGATGCGAACCGTGCATTGATGGGTGCGAACATGCAACGTCAAGCTGTACCAACACTTAAGGCTGATAAGCCTCTAGTAGGTACTGGTATTGAACGTAACATCGCAGTTGACTCTGGTGTTACAGCGGTTGCTAAACGTGGTGGTCAAGTTCAGTCTGTTGACGCTTCTCGTATCGTAGTTAAGGTTAACGAAGATGAATTGGTACCTGGCGAAGCTGGTATCGATATCTACAACCTAACTAAATACACGCGTTCGAACCAAAACACATGTATTAACCAACGTCCAACTGTACTTCCTGGTGAACCAGTTGCACGCGGCGATGTTCTTGCTGATGGTCCTTCAACTGACCTTGGTGAACTTGCTCTTGGCCAAAACATGCGTATCGCGTTCATGCCTTGGAACGGTTACAACTTCGAAGACTCGATCTTAGTATCTGAGCGCGTAGTTCAAGAAGACCGTTTCACGACAATCCACATCCAAGAACTATCTTGTGTGGCTCGTGATACTAAGCTGGGCTCTGAAGAGATCACAGCTGATATTCCAAACGTAGGTGAGTCTGCTCTGTCTAAACTAGACGAGTCAGGTATCGTTTACATTGGTGCTGAAGTTAAGGGTGGCGACATCCTAGTTGGTAAAGTGACACCTAAAGGTGAAACTCAACTGACTCCTGAAGAGAAGCTACTACGTGCTATCTTCGGTGAGAAAGCATCTGATGTTAAAGATACTTCTCTACGTGTACCAAACTCTGTTTCGGGTACTATCATTGATGTACAAGTCTTCACTCGCGATGGCGTAGAGAAAGACAAACGTGCACTTGAAATCGAGCAGATGCAGCTTAAAGAAGCTAAGAAAGATTTAACTGAAGAGTTCCAAATTCTTGAGGGTGGCCTTCTTAACCGTGTTAAAGCTGTACTTCTGTCTGGTGGTTACTCTGAAGCTAAGCTTGATACTATCGGTCGTAAGCAATGGCTAGAGCAAGTTCTAGAAGACGATGCGCTACAAACACAGCTTGAGCAACTTGCTGAGCAGTGGGATGAGCTAAAAGCAGACTTCGATAAGAAGTTTGAAACTAAGCGTCGTAAAATCACTCAAGGTGATGATCTAGCGCCTGGCGTTCTTAAGATTGTTAAAGTTTACCTAGCGGTTAAACGTCGTATCCAGCCTGGTGATAAGATGGCCGGTCGTCACGGTAACAAAGGTGTAATCTCTAAGATTAACCCTGTTGAAGACATGCCATACGATGAGAAAGGTCAGCCTGTAGACATCGTACTTAACCCGCTGGGTGTACCATCGCGTATGAACATCGGTCAGATCCTAGAAGTTCACTTAGGTTTGGCTGCGAAAGGTATCGGTGACAAGATCAACCAAATGGTTAAGGAACAGCAAGAACTTCATAAGTTCCGTGAGTTCCTACAGAAGGTTTATGATCTTGGTGATACTCGTCAGAAAGTTGATATTGCTGAACTATCTGATGATCAGGTTCGTACACTGATTAAGAACCTACGTGGCGGTCTACCGATTGCTACTCCTGTGTTCGATGGTGCTTCTGAGTCTCTAATCAAAGAACTACTTAAACTGGGTGATCTGCCAGAATCTGGTCAGCTTAAACTGTTTGATGGTCGTACTGGTGATTCGTTTGAGCGTCCTGTAACTGTTGGTTACATGTACATGCTGAAACTGAACCACTTGGTTGATGACAAGATGCATGCTCGTTCAACTGGTTCTTACAGCCTAGTAACTCAGCAACCACTTGGTGGTAAAGCTCAGTTCGGTGGTCAGCGTTTCGGTGAGATGGAAGTATGGGCACTAGAAGCATACGGTGCTGCATATACTCTACAAGAAATGCTAACAGTTAAGTCAGATGACGTTAACGGCCGTACTAAGATGTATAAGAACATCGTAGATGGTAACCATAGCATGGAACCTGGCATGCCAGAGTCGTTCAACGTACTGTTGAAAGAGATTCGCTCGCTAGGTATCAACATCGAGCTAGAAGACGAAGAGTAA
- the rplL gene encoding 50S ribosomal protein L7/L12, which translates to MSITNEQILDAVAEMSVMQVVELIEAMEEKFGVSAAAAVVAGGAAAEAAEEQTEFDVILTAVGGNKVSVIKAVRGATGLGLKEAKGLVDSAPAALKEGVDKAEAEALKATLEEAGATVEVK; encoded by the coding sequence ATGTCTATTACTAACGAGCAAATCCTAGACGCAGTTGCAGAAATGTCTGTAATGCAAGTTGTTGAGCTTATCGAAGCTATGGAAGAGAAATTCGGCGTATCTGCTGCTGCTGCAGTTGTTGCTGGTGGCGCTGCTGCTGAAGCTGCTGAAGAGCAAACTGAATTTGACGTAATCCTAACTGCTGTTGGCGGAAACAAAGTTTCTGTAATCAAAGCAGTACGTGGCGCTACAGGTCTAGGCCTTAAAGAAGCTAAGGGTCTAGTAGACTCAGCTCCTGCTGCACTTAAAGAAGGCGTTGACAAAGCTGAAGCTGAAGCTCTAAAAGCGACTCTAGAAGAAGCTGGCGCGACTGTTGAAGTTAAGTAA
- the rplJ gene encoding 50S ribosomal protein L10 gives MALNLQDKKAIVAEVNEAASGALSAVVADSRGVTVGAMTSLRKQAREAGVYMRVVRNTLARRAVEGTQYECLQDTFTGPSLLAFSNEHPGAAARLFKDFAKENKDFEIKAAAFEGAVTDADVLATLPTYDEAIARLMMCMKEASAGKLVRTIAAVRDQKEEVAA, from the coding sequence ATGGCTTTAAATCTTCAAGACAAAAAAGCAATTGTTGCTGAAGTCAACGAAGCAGCCAGTGGTGCACTTTCTGCAGTTGTAGCTGATTCTCGTGGCGTTACTGTTGGCGCGATGACTTCTCTACGTAAACAAGCGCGTGAAGCGGGTGTTTACATGAGAGTTGTTCGTAACACTTTAGCACGTCGTGCAGTAGAAGGTACTCAGTACGAGTGTCTACAAGACACATTTACTGGTCCATCTCTACTTGCATTCTCTAACGAGCACCCAGGTGCTGCAGCGCGTCTTTTCAAAGACTTCGCTAAAGAGAATAAAGACTTCGAGATCAAAGCTGCTGCATTTGAAGGCGCAGTTACTGATGCTGATGTACTAGCGACACTACCAACTTACGACGAAGCTATCGCACGCCTAATGATGTGCATGAAAGAAGCTTCTGCTGGTAAACTGGTACGTACTATCGCTGCTGTTCGTGATCAAAAAGAAGAAGTTGCGGCATAA
- the rplA gene encoding 50S ribosomal protein L1: MAKLTKRMRVIRDKVEVTKEYEINEAVALLKELATAKFNESVDVAVNLGIDARKSDQNVRGATVLPHGTGREIRVAVFTQGANAEAAKAAGADIVGMEDLAEQVKKGVMDFDVVVASPDAMRVVGQLGTILGPRGLMPNPKVGTVTPNVAEAVKNAKAGQVRYRNDKNGIIHTTIGKASFEANELQENLEALLVALKKAKPSSAKGTFLKKVSISTTMGAGVAVDQASLNTQAN, translated from the coding sequence ATGGCAAAACTTACTAAGCGTATGCGCGTAATCCGCGACAAAGTTGAAGTTACTAAAGAGTACGAAATCAACGAAGCTGTAGCTCTTCTTAAAGAACTAGCGACTGCTAAATTCAATGAAAGTGTTGACGTTGCTGTTAACCTTGGCATTGATGCTCGTAAATCTGACCAAAACGTACGTGGCGCAACAGTGCTACCTCACGGTACTGGCCGTGAAATCCGCGTTGCTGTTTTCACTCAAGGTGCAAACGCAGAAGCTGCTAAAGCTGCTGGCGCAGATATCGTTGGTATGGAAGATCTTGCTGAGCAAGTGAAAAAAGGCGTAATGGACTTTGACGTTGTTGTTGCTTCTCCAGATGCAATGCGCGTTGTTGGTCAACTAGGTACTATCCTAGGTCCACGCGGTCTAATGCCAAACCCTAAAGTTGGTACTGTAACTCCTAACGTTGCTGAAGCAGTTAAGAACGCTAAAGCTGGTCAGGTTCGTTACCGTAACGACAAAAATGGCATCATTCACACTACTATTGGTAAAGCATCTTTCGAAGCTAACGAGCTTCAAGAGAACCTAGAAGCACTTCTAGTGGCTCTTAAGAAAGCTAAACCTTCTTCAGCGAAAGGTACTTTCCTGAAGAAAGTAAGCATCTCTACTACTATGGGTGCTGGTGTTGCTGTTGATCAGGCTAGCCTGAATACTCAAGCAAACTAA
- the rplK gene encoding 50S ribosomal protein L11 codes for MAKKVEAYIKLQVAAGMANPSPPVGPALGQHGVNIMEFCKAFNAKTESVEKGLPTPVVITVYNDRSFTFVTKTPPAAVLLKKAAGVKSGSGRPNTEKVGTVTDAQIQEIAETKAADMTGADIEAMKRSIAGTARSMGLVVEG; via the coding sequence ATGGCTAAGAAAGTTGAAGCTTATATCAAACTGCAAGTTGCAGCTGGTATGGCAAACCCAAGTCCACCGGTTGGTCCTGCTCTAGGTCAACACGGCGTGAACATCATGGAATTCTGTAAAGCGTTCAACGCAAAAACAGAATCTGTTGAGAAAGGTCTACCTACTCCAGTAGTTATTACTGTTTACAACGACCGTTCTTTCACGTTCGTAACTAAGACTCCACCTGCTGCTGTTCTTCTTAAGAAAGCTGCTGGCGTTAAGTCTGGTTCAGGTCGTCCAAACACTGAAAAAGTTGGTACTGTAACTGACGCTCAAATCCAAGAAATCGCAGAAACTAAAGCTGCTGATATGACTGGTGCTGACATCGAAGCAATGAAGCGTTCTATTGCTGGTACTGCTCGTTCAATGGGCCTAGTGGTAGAGGGATAA
- the nusG gene encoding transcription termination/antitermination protein NusG, with the protein MSEAPKKRWYVVQAFSGFEGRVAQSLREHIKMHNMEELFGDVLVPTEEVVEMRAGQRRKSERKFFPGYVLVQMIMEDESWHLVRSIPRVMGFIGGTSDRPAPITDKEADAILNRLEKASESPRPKTMFEAGEVVRVNDGPFADFNGTVEEVDYEKSRIKVSVSIFGRATPVELEFGQVEKLD; encoded by the coding sequence ATGAGTGAAGCTCCAAAAAAACGTTGGTATGTAGTTCAAGCCTTTTCTGGCTTTGAAGGTCGTGTTGCACAATCGCTACGCGAGCATATTAAAATGCACAACATGGAAGAACTGTTTGGCGATGTGCTAGTACCTACTGAAGAAGTAGTGGAAATGCGCGCAGGTCAACGTCGTAAGAGTGAACGTAAGTTCTTCCCTGGCTATGTATTAGTTCAAATGATTATGGAAGACGAATCATGGCACTTAGTGCGTAGTATCCCTCGTGTTATGGGCTTCATTGGTGGTACCTCTGATCGTCCGGCACCAATCACAGACAAAGAAGCCGATGCTATCTTGAACCGTCTAGAGAAAGCGAGTGAATCTCCGCGTCCTAAGACAATGTTTGAAGCGGGTGAAGTGGTTCGTGTTAATGATGGTCCGTTTGCTGACTTTAACGGTACAGTTGAAGAAGTAGATTACGAGAAGAGCCGCATTAAGGTTTCTGTATCGATCTTTGGTCGTGCAACACCTGTTGAGCTTGAATTTGGTCAAGTTGAAAAACTTGATTAA